A single genomic interval of Zobellia nedashkovskayae harbors:
- a CDS encoding DUF3467 domain-containing protein — MSEKEQKQNQINIELDEKTAEGIYSNLAIINHSVSEFVVDFISMMPGAPKAKVKSRIVLTPQHAKKFLKALNDNVKRFEAAHGTIKDYEQPPIPMNFGPIGEA; from the coding sequence ATGAGCGAAAAAGAACAAAAGCAAAACCAGATTAATATTGAGCTTGATGAGAAAACGGCGGAAGGTATTTATTCTAATTTGGCGATTATCAACCATTCTGTATCAGAATTTGTAGTCGATTTTATTAGTATGATGCCAGGTGCTCCAAAAGCTAAGGTGAAGAGTAGAATAGTTCTTACACCACAACATGCCAAAAAGTTTTTAAAGGCTTTGAATGATAATGTAAAGCGTTTTGAGGCGGCACATGGTACTATTAAGGACTACGAGCAACCTCCTATACCTATGAATTTTGGGCCTATTGGAGAGGCTTAA
- a CDS encoding peptide chain release factor 3, translated as MSFKDEIQRRRTFGIISHPDAGKTTLTEKLLLFGGAIQEAGAVKNNKIKKTATSDFMEIERQRGISVATSVLAFIYKNKKINILDTPGHKDFAEDTFRTLTAVDSVIVVVDVAKGVEEQTEKLVQVCRMRNIPIIVFINKLDREGRDAFDLLDDLEQKLGLSVTPLSFPIGMGYDFKGIYNIYEKNINLFSGDSKKNIEETIAFDSIESPELEKIIGNKAAEELRENIELVKGVYPDFDKDKYLQGTQQPVFFGSALNNFGVRELLDCFIEIAPPPRPKKAEERVVNANEKEMSGFVFKIHANMDPKHRDRLAFIKIVSGTFERNKPYLHVRNGKKLKFSSPNAFFAEKKEIVDISYPGDIVGLHDTGNFKIGDTLTEGEELHYKGIPSFSPEHFRYINNADPMKSKQLYKGIDQLMDEGVAQLFTLELNGRKVIGTVGALQFEVIQYRLEHEYGAKCTYENFPVFKACWVEPSDPKNDEFKEFKRVKQKFLAKDKRNQLVFLADSQFSLQMTQQKYPSVKLHFVSEFD; from the coding sequence ATGAGTTTTAAAGATGAGATTCAACGGCGTAGAACTTTCGGAATTATATCCCACCCAGATGCAGGTAAGACCACATTAACAGAAAAACTTCTGTTATTTGGTGGGGCAATTCAGGAAGCAGGTGCCGTAAAAAACAATAAAATAAAAAAAACCGCTACCAGTGACTTTATGGAAATAGAGCGCCAACGTGGTATTTCTGTTGCTACATCTGTACTTGCTTTTATATATAAGAATAAGAAAATAAATATTCTTGATACGCCAGGGCACAAAGATTTTGCCGAAGATACATTTAGAACACTTACCGCTGTAGATAGTGTAATCGTTGTTGTTGATGTTGCTAAAGGTGTTGAAGAGCAAACCGAAAAATTGGTGCAAGTGTGCCGAATGCGTAACATACCCATCATTGTTTTCATAAATAAATTAGATAGGGAAGGACGTGACGCTTTTGACCTTCTTGATGATTTGGAGCAAAAACTTGGACTATCAGTCACTCCTTTGAGTTTCCCTATTGGTATGGGATATGATTTTAAAGGAATCTATAATATTTACGAAAAGAACATCAATCTGTTTAGCGGCGATAGCAAGAAAAATATTGAAGAAACCATTGCTTTTGATTCTATTGAGAGCCCAGAACTTGAGAAAATTATTGGCAACAAAGCTGCAGAAGAACTACGTGAAAATATAGAATTAGTAAAGGGTGTGTATCCTGACTTTGACAAGGATAAATATTTACAAGGTACACAACAGCCTGTATTCTTTGGTTCAGCTTTAAATAATTTTGGAGTTCGAGAACTATTGGACTGCTTCATTGAAATTGCTCCTCCACCACGCCCTAAAAAGGCCGAGGAAAGGGTAGTTAATGCGAATGAAAAGGAAATGTCCGGCTTTGTATTCAAAATACATGCGAATATGGACCCGAAGCATCGTGACCGACTAGCTTTTATAAAAATTGTATCAGGTACTTTTGAACGGAACAAACCATATCTACATGTTAGAAATGGTAAAAAACTGAAATTTTCGAGTCCAAACGCGTTTTTTGCCGAGAAAAAAGAAATTGTAGATATATCGTACCCTGGAGATATTGTAGGGCTTCATGATACTGGTAATTTTAAAATTGGTGACACACTTACTGAAGGAGAAGAACTCCATTACAAAGGCATACCTAGTTTCTCTCCGGAGCACTTTAGGTACATTAACAATGCCGATCCAATGAAATCTAAGCAACTTTACAAAGGTATTGACCAGCTGATGGATGAGGGTGTAGCACAGTTATTTACTCTTGAATTAAACGGAAGAAAAGTAATAGGTACCGTAGGAGCTCTCCAGTTTGAGGTTATTCAGTACCGTCTTGAGCATGAATATGGTGCCAAATGTACGTATGAGAACTTCCCCGTGTTTAAAGCATGTTGGGTAGAACCATCAGACCCTAAAAATGACGAGTTCAAGGAATTCAAAAGAGTGAAACAGAAATTTTTAGCTAAAGACAAGAGAAACCAATTAGTTTTTCTAGCAGATTCTCAATTCTCATTGCAGATGACTCAACAAAAATACCCTAGCGTAAAACTACATTTTGTTTCTGAGTTCGATTAA
- a CDS encoding T9SS type B sorting domain-containing protein: protein MENFTLLNFKNGAFKTVTYTLALAVFGLSSSFVTIGDVENSNRNEAHKTNTILVADSDTEGCMELGKKEISGRDFGFADGVQDGSLSAENVDLSSKWGLPVGSVIVSVNGANTKSSGGSFEVNNTVPTTFSFSGTVPVRILAEHSVRVDANHRDGIIALDDVTYIRPNTLPNGVISGNDGNDYYVENTTDSDINSDSRFTWESQDLVNEVQFYTTSDAAINGIHLSIIPIQCPDKDTDGDGVPDTTDLDDDNDGILDAVEDPNTDGDNDPMTNPLDTDEDGIPNHLDIDSDDDGIPDNVEAQTTDGYIAPNEDDEATSIANDGLNSAYPNGLIPVDTDEDGTPDYIDFDSDNDTVPDNNEGNDFNSDGNPDQTYTGIDTDGDGLDDGYEGSDVNDGFDVNDEIDDPANDLPDTDGTEDVNYRDLDDDGDGIDTPNEDVDENGDPTNDDTDGDGTPDYLDPTLDVTPDTDGDGVPDATDLDDDNDGILDTVEDPNIDGDNDPLTDPYDLDEDGVPNHLDIDSDDDGIPDNVEAQTTDGYIAPNDDDEATSIANDGLNSAYPNGLTPVNTDDRDVEDYLDADSDNDDVPDNNEGNDFNFDGSPDQTYLGTDADGDGLDDGYEGSDINDGYDVNDEIDDPANDLPDTDGTEDVNYRDLDDDGDGIDTPNEDVDEDGDPTNDDTDEDGTPDYLDFDEDTTKDTDGDGVPDVTDLDDDNDGILDAVEDPNTDGDDNPLTNPLDTDEDGIPNHLDIDSDDDGIPDNVEAQTTDGYIAPNQDDEETSIANDGLNSAYPDGLTPVDTDEDGTSDYIDLDSDNDTVPDNNEGNDFDFDGAPDQTYTGVDTDGDGLDDGYEGSDVNDGFDVNDEIDDPANDLPDTDGTEDVNYRDLDDDGDGIDTPDEDIDQDGDPTNDDSNGNGIPNYLDPTDNIPTTDTDGDGVPDMVDLDDDNDGILDTVEDPNTDGDNNPLTDPLDTDGDGFPNHLDIDADNDGIPDNVEAQTTDGFILPNQDDEATTIENNGVNSAYPDGFTPVNTDGTDEPDYLDSDSDNDLVPDNNEGNDFNFDGEPDQLPTVEDTDNDGLLDGYEGSNVSDGFNVHDEINDPATDLPDTDGTEDVNYRDIDDDGDGIDTIDEDGNGNGDPTDDDRDNDGIPSYLDPEEETEIVVMQMVTPNGDGKNEFLWIENVDKALNNKLQIFNRWGIAVYDGEDYNNQNNVFDGRSKGRSTIAGQDYLPAGVYYYIFEYTTVNDENITDSGYIYISK from the coding sequence ATGGAAAACTTTACTCTATTGAATTTTAAAAACGGTGCTTTTAAGACCGTTACGTATACCTTAGCTCTTGCCGTTTTTGGCCTGAGTTCTTCTTTCGTTACTATTGGCGATGTTGAGAACTCTAATAGAAATGAGGCTCATAAAACTAACACTATACTTGTTGCAGATTCTGATACAGAAGGTTGCATGGAATTGGGAAAAAAAGAAATCTCAGGGCGAGATTTTGGATTTGCTGATGGTGTTCAGGACGGTAGCTTATCTGCTGAAAATGTTGATTTAAGTTCAAAATGGGGCCTTCCTGTTGGTAGTGTTATAGTATCTGTTAATGGAGCAAATACTAAAAGTTCTGGAGGATCTTTTGAGGTAAATAACACTGTTCCGACTACTTTTTCTTTTTCAGGTACAGTTCCGGTTAGAATTCTTGCAGAACATTCTGTTAGAGTAGATGCCAATCATAGAGATGGTATTATCGCCCTTGATGATGTAACGTATATTCGACCAAATACTTTGCCTAATGGTGTTATTTCAGGTAATGATGGAAATGACTATTATGTTGAAAATACTACTGATAGCGATATAAATTCAGATAGTCGCTTTACTTGGGAGTCTCAAGATTTAGTTAATGAAGTTCAATTTTACACTACTTCTGATGCTGCAATTAACGGAATACATCTAAGCATTATTCCTATTCAATGTCCTGATAAGGATACTGACGGAGACGGGGTGCCGGATACTACAGATTTAGATGATGATAACGATGGTATATTAGATGCTGTTGAAGATCCAAATACAGATGGTGATAATGACCCTATGACCAATCCTTTGGATACAGATGAGGATGGTATACCTAATCATTTAGATATTGATTCTGATGATGATGGTATTCCTGACAATGTTGAGGCTCAGACTACTGATGGTTATATTGCTCCAAATGAAGACGATGAAGCTACAAGTATTGCTAATGATGGGTTAAATTCTGCATATCCTAATGGTTTAATACCAGTTGATACAGATGAAGATGGTACACCAGATTACATAGATTTTGATAGTGATAATGATACAGTTCCTGATAATAATGAAGGCAATGATTTTAATTCTGACGGTAATCCTGATCAGACCTATACTGGTATAGATACTGATGGTGATGGACTGGATGATGGTTATGAGGGAAGTGATGTTAATGATGGTTTTGATGTAAACGATGAAATTGATGATCCGGCAAACGATTTACCGGATACAGATGGTACGGAAGACGTAAACTATCGTGATTTAGACGATGACGGTGATGGTATTGATACACCAAATGAAGATGTAGATGAAAATGGTGACCCAACTAATGATGATACAGATGGAGATGGAACTCCAGACTACTTAGACCCAACCCTAGATGTTACACCAGATACAGATGGTGACGGCGTGCCAGATGCAACGGATTTAGATGATGATAACGATGGTATTTTAGATACAGTAGAAGACCCTAATATTGATGGAGATAACGATCCACTTACAGATCCTTACGATTTAGATGAAGATGGTGTTCCAAATCATTTAGATATTGATTCTGATGATGATGGTATTCCTGACAATGTAGAGGCTCAGACAACAGATGGTTATATTGCTCCAAATGATGACGATGAAGCAACTAGTATAGCTAATGACGGTTTAAACTCAGCTTATCCTAATGGATTAACACCTGTCAATACAGATGATCGTGATGTAGAAGATTATTTGGATGCGGATAGTGATAATGATGATGTGCCTGATAATAATGAAGGTAACGATTTCAATTTTGACGGTTCTCCTGATCAGACTTACTTAGGTACGGATGCCGATGGTGATGGTTTGGACGATGGTTATGAAGGAAGTGATATCAACGATGGTTATGATGTTAACGATGAAATAGACGACCCTGCAAATGATTTACCGGATACAGATGGTACAGAAGATGTGAACTATCGTGATTTGGATGATGACGGTGATGGTATTGATACGCCAAATGAAGATGTAGATGAAGATGGTGACCCAACCAATGATGATACGGATGAAGATGGTACACCAGATTATCTTGATTTTGATGAAGACACTACAAAAGATACTGACGGAGACGGAGTACCTGATGTAACTGACTTAGATGATGATAACGATGGTATTTTAGATGCTGTAGAAGATCCTAATACGGATGGTGATGATAATCCTTTGACTAATCCTTTGGATACAGATGAGGATGGTATTCCTAATCACTTGGATATTGATTCTGATGATGACGGTATTCCAGATAACGTAGAGGCTCAGACTACAGATGGCTATATAGCACCTAATCAAGATGATGAAGAAACAAGTATAGCTAATGACGGTTTGAATTCTGCATATCCTGATGGTTTAACCCCAGTTGATACAGATGAAGACGGTACATCAGATTATATAGACCTAGATAGTGATAATGATACGGTGCCTGATAATAATGAAGGTAATGATTTTGACTTCGATGGTGCTCCTGACCAAACCTACACTGGTGTAGATACAGATGGTGATGGATTGGACGATGGTTATGAAGGAAGCGATGTCAATGATGGTTTTGATGTAAACGATGAAATAGACGATCCTGCAAACGATTTACCGGATACAGATGGTACAGAAGATGTAAACTATCGTGATTTGGATGATGACGGTGATGGAATTGATACTCCAGATGAAGATATAGATCAAGATGGTGACCCTACCAATGACGATAGTAATGGAAATGGTATTCCTAACTATTTAGATCCTACGGATAACATTCCTACAACTGATACCGATGGTGACGGTGTACCGGATATGGTAGATTTAGATGATGATAATGATGGTATATTGGATACGGTTGAAGATCCTAACACGGATGGAGATAATAACCCGTTAACAGACCCATTAGATACAGATGGCGATGGTTTCCCTAATCATTTAGATATTGATGCGGATAACGATGGTATTCCAGATAATGTGGAAGCTCAAACGACTGATGGTTTTATTCTTCCAAATCAAGATGATGAAGCAACAACTATCGAAAATAATGGTGTTAACTCTGCTTATCCTGATGGTTTTACACCTGTAAATACAGATGGAACAGATGAGCCGGATTATTTGGATTCAGATAGTGATAATGACCTAGTACCTGATAATAATGAAGGAAATGACTTCAACTTTGATGGTGAGCCAGACCAGTTGCCTACGGTAGAAGATACTGATAATGACGGTCTTCTTGATGGGTATGAAGGTTCTAATGTAAGTGATGGTTTTAATGTTCATGATGAAATTAACGACCCTGCAACGGATTTACCTGATACAGATGGTACGGAAGATGTTAACTATCGTGATATAGATGATGATGGCGATGGAATCGATACTATTGATGAAGATGGTAATGGTAACGGTGATCCAACAGATGATGACCGTGATAATGACGGTATTCCTTCATACCTTGACCCTGAAGAGGAAACAGAGATTGTAGTAATGCAAATGGTGACACCTAATGGTGACGGGAAAAATGAATTCTTGTGGATTGAAAATGTAGACAAGGCATTGAACAATAAACTTCAGATATTCAACAGATGGGGTATAGCTGTGTATGACGGTGAAGATTATAATAATCAGAACAATGTTTTTGATGGTAGGTCAAAAGGAAGATCTACTATAGCTGGGCAAGACTATTTACCTGCCGGCGTGTATTATTATATCTTTGAGTACACCACTGTAAACGACGAGAATATAACTGATAGTGGTTATATTTACATTAGCAAGTAA
- a CDS encoding PorP/SprF family type IX secretion system membrane protein, which yields MIIKNKLLAALFLVLIYCQTASAQQDAQYTQYMFNTMSVNPAYAGSRGQLSIAGLYRSQWVGLDGSPETFTLNLHSPIRNSNVGYGLSIVNDKIGEGTVQETYIDGLISYSIDVSLKAKLSFGLKLGGNILNLDFDQLRQRPGFEEAVGTDNIENRFSPNVGLGMYYHTDKFYAGLSAPNLLEIEHFDTSNSDANDIDFLAKDRVNFYLITGYVFDLNDNFKFKPALLTKVVGGAPLQVDVSANFLFADKFSFGAAYRWDAAVSALAGFQVSDQIMLGLAYDKETTDFGSTQFNSGSFEIFLRWELVKSFEKLVSPRFF from the coding sequence ATGATTATAAAAAACAAACTACTAGCGGCCCTGTTCTTGGTGTTGATCTATTGTCAAACGGCTTCGGCCCAGCAAGATGCTCAATACACTCAATATATGTTCAATACTATGAGCGTTAATCCGGCATATGCGGGCTCTAGAGGGCAGCTTAGTATAGCAGGACTCTACAGGTCACAATGGGTAGGTTTAGACGGTTCACCGGAAACATTTACTTTAAACCTACATTCTCCCATAAGAAATAGTAATGTGGGGTACGGATTGTCCATAGTTAATGATAAGATAGGGGAGGGTACGGTTCAAGAGACTTATATTGATGGGTTAATTTCATATTCAATAGACGTTTCTCTCAAAGCTAAACTATCTTTTGGATTGAAATTGGGAGGTAATATCCTTAATTTGGATTTTGACCAATTAAGACAAAGGCCCGGATTTGAGGAGGCTGTAGGAACGGATAATATTGAAAATAGATTCTCACCAAACGTAGGTTTGGGTATGTACTATCATACAGATAAGTTCTATGCAGGTCTTTCTGCACCTAATTTATTGGAGATAGAACATTTTGATACCTCTAACTCCGACGCGAATGATATTGATTTTTTGGCTAAAGACCGTGTTAACTTCTATTTAATTACGGGTTACGTATTTGATTTGAATGATAATTTTAAGTTCAAACCAGCGCTTTTAACAAAAGTTGTTGGTGGCGCGCCACTTCAGGTAGATGTATCTGCTAACTTTCTTTTTGCAGACAAGTTTTCTTTTGGTGCGGCTTACAGATGGGATGCTGCCGTAAGTGCATTAGCTGGTTTTCAAGTGTCTGATCAAATTATGTTAGGATTGGCTTATGATAAAGAAACAACCGATTTTGGTAGTACTCAGTTCAATAGCGGATCTTTTGAAATTTTTCTAAGATGGGAACTGGTAAAATCATTTGAAAAACTGGTTTCTCCTCGTTTCTTCTAA
- a CDS encoding OmpA family protein, with product MIKKIHILFVLVFLMGVSVFAQEKLITKANEKYDEYSFSPAIDIYKKVLDRGYASADLLKKLGNSYYYNADYEDASNTYKRLVDEYPDEIGPEYYFRYAQTLKTLEDYEGSKAVMAKFLEATSDDARATAYKDEEDYLNDIKRNSGRYNVSPFQYNSPYSEFAPSFYKEGLIFSSDRDTGNFARYRHTWNSKDFLDLYKVNADSVSQGTVIKFGDHVNTRLHESTSTVSKDGSILYFTRNNFKEGKYVKDETGVIRLKIFKAKMVEGVWSEIEELPFNSNDYSVAHPTLSSDGKALYFASDMPGTLGESDIFKVTINEDGTYGTPENLGPVINTEARETFPFVTSEDVLYFSSDGHPGLGGLDIFASKIANDRLDGNVMNVGEPVNGRMDDFTFIFNEDTRKGYFASNRAEGRGADDIYAVLETKPLLIDCEQAISGVVRDKISNEPLIGASVKVIDENNEEIMSAITDAEGKYDLLIDCTQGNFVRAMTEGYVPSEEYLGKSDGEPKEIDFYLERSSITAGFGDDLAKLLQLSTIYFNFNKYDIRKDSEIEVEKVIAAMEKYPSLRIKVNSHTDSRGKDSYNLWLSQKRAESTVNYMVKKGIAKERLDGEGFGETKLINKCSNGVKCSDKDHELNRRSEFIILE from the coding sequence ATGATAAAAAAAATACACATTCTATTTGTTTTGGTCTTTTTGATGGGCGTAAGTGTTTTTGCCCAAGAAAAGTTAATCACCAAGGCCAATGAAAAATATGACGAATATTCTTTCAGCCCTGCTATCGACATTTATAAAAAGGTGTTGGATCGCGGGTATGCTTCTGCAGACTTACTCAAGAAATTAGGCAACTCTTATTATTATAATGCAGATTATGAAGATGCATCCAATACGTATAAAAGATTAGTAGATGAGTATCCGGATGAAATTGGTCCAGAGTATTATTTTAGATACGCACAAACCTTAAAAACCTTAGAAGATTACGAGGGTTCCAAAGCTGTTATGGCCAAATTCTTGGAGGCTACTTCTGATGATGCTAGAGCAACTGCTTATAAAGATGAGGAAGACTATTTAAATGATATCAAAAGAAATTCAGGAAGATACAATGTATCACCTTTTCAGTACAACTCTCCATATTCAGAGTTTGCACCTTCTTTTTATAAAGAAGGCCTTATTTTTTCTTCGGATAGGGATACCGGAAATTTTGCGCGCTACCGTCACACATGGAATTCTAAAGATTTTCTAGACTTATATAAGGTAAATGCAGATAGTGTTTCACAAGGGACAGTTATTAAATTCGGTGATCACGTTAATACAAGATTACATGAATCAACTTCTACAGTAAGTAAAGATGGCAGCATACTATATTTTACTCGAAATAACTTTAAGGAAGGTAAGTATGTAAAAGACGAAACGGGAGTAATACGTCTTAAGATATTCAAGGCTAAAATGGTGGAAGGCGTATGGTCTGAGATTGAAGAGCTACCTTTTAATAGTAATGATTACTCAGTAGCACATCCAACATTAAGTTCAGACGGAAAGGCATTGTACTTTGCTTCAGATATGCCAGGCACTTTAGGTGAATCTGATATTTTTAAAGTGACCATAAATGAAGACGGAACTTATGGAACACCTGAAAATCTAGGTCCAGTGATTAATACGGAGGCTAGAGAAACCTTTCCTTTTGTAACTAGTGAAGATGTTTTATATTTTTCTTCTGATGGACACCCGGGGCTTGGGGGCTTAGATATTTTTGCCTCTAAAATAGCCAATGATAGATTGGACGGGAATGTAATGAACGTTGGAGAACCGGTAAACGGACGAATGGATGATTTTACATTCATTTTTAATGAAGACACAAGAAAAGGATATTTTGCCTCTAACCGAGCAGAAGGACGAGGCGCTGATGATATTTACGCTGTTTTAGAAACGAAGCCTTTGCTTATTGATTGTGAGCAAGCTATTTCTGGTGTGGTAAGAGACAAGATTTCTAACGAACCACTTATTGGTGCATCCGTTAAAGTTATAGACGAGAATAATGAGGAAATCATGTCTGCTATTACTGATGCTGAAGGTAAATATGATTTATTAATAGATTGTACACAAGGCAACTTCGTAAGAGCTATGACAGAGGGTTATGTGCCTTCTGAAGAATACTTAGGGAAATCTGATGGAGAACCTAAAGAAATAGATTTTTATTTAGAGAGAAGCTCTATAACAGCTGGGTTTGGAGATGATTTAGCCAAATTATTACAGTTAAGTACTATCTACTTCAACTTTAATAAATATGACATTCGTAAAGATTCTGAAATAGAGGTTGAGAAAGTAATCGCAGCCATGGAAAAATATCCAAGTTTAAGAATCAAGGTAAATTCACATACGGATAGTAGAGGTAAGGATTCCTATAACCTTTGGCTTTCACAAAAAAGAGCTGAATCTACTGTAAATTATATGGTGAAAAAGGGAATAGCTAAAGAACGTTTGGATGGAGAAGGTTTTGGAGAGACAAAACTAATTAACAAATGTTCCAATGGCGTAAAATGTTCTGATAAAGACCATGAGTTGAACAGACGATCAGAATTCATTATTTTAGAATAA